The Lacipirellula parvula genome window below encodes:
- a CDS encoding transglutaminase family protein has protein sequence MKYSIKHRTWYAYAESAPVCHNMLHLAPRNTPYQTCSDYRLRIVPEPALITRRADWFGNFIDYFSIEGAHNGLEITSQSVVNVTRPPKINPSESPKWETVAQLSTAGTTSASLEVYQLTLRSSRVRPSQQLRQYAFPSFPAGRSIVEGIVDLTARIHRDFEFDPKATTVHTPLEELLRIRRGVCQDFAHLAIGCMRSLGLPARYVSGYLRTVPPPGKPRLVGADASHAWASVHCGPLGWVDFDPTNNTLIGESHITIGWGRDYGDVCPIQGVFVGGGEHSMGVSVDVLPAEEKAA, from the coding sequence ATGAAGTACTCAATCAAGCACCGCACCTGGTATGCCTACGCCGAATCGGCGCCGGTCTGCCACAATATGCTCCACCTGGCGCCGCGCAACACCCCGTATCAGACCTGCTCCGACTATCGCCTGCGGATTGTCCCCGAGCCGGCGCTGATCACGCGGCGAGCCGACTGGTTCGGCAACTTCATCGACTATTTTTCGATCGAAGGGGCGCACAACGGCCTCGAGATTACCTCGCAAAGCGTCGTCAACGTGACGCGACCACCGAAGATTAACCCGAGCGAATCGCCGAAGTGGGAGACCGTCGCCCAGCTCTCGACGGCCGGGACGACAAGCGCCTCACTGGAGGTCTACCAATTGACGCTCCGCTCGTCGCGGGTGCGGCCTTCGCAGCAATTGCGGCAATACGCCTTTCCGAGCTTCCCCGCCGGCCGCTCGATTGTTGAAGGCATCGTTGACCTGACGGCACGCATTCATCGTGACTTCGAATTCGACCCCAAAGCGACGACGGTTCACACGCCGCTGGAAGAGTTGCTCAGAATCCGACGTGGCGTTTGCCAGGATTTTGCTCACCTCGCCATCGGCTGCATGCGATCGCTCGGGCTGCCGGCTCGGTATGTGAGCGGTTACCTCCGCACGGTTCCGCCGCCGGGCAAACCGCGACTCGTCGGCGCCGATGCGTCGCACGCCTGGGCCTCGGTCCACTGCGGGCCGCTGGGGTGGGTCGACTTCGATCCAACGAATAACACGCTCATCGGCGAGTCGCACATCACCATCGGCTGGGGCCGCGACTATGGCGACGTGTGCCCGATTCAGGGGGTGTTCGTCGGCGGCGGCGAACATAGTATGGGCGTAAGCGTCGACGTGCTGCCTGCGGAAGAGAAGGCCGCTTGA
- a CDS encoding circularly permuted type 2 ATP-grasp protein, producing MPGSDLRVDAKLFSGYSGAEGSFDEVFSDKGELRPAWRRFIDATEGLPRAEFGRRWEQAQRLLQQNSLAYPDPRDPRARRHPWELDAFPLVIQAEEWREVAAALKQRATLLDMVLQDLLGPQRLIREGHLPAEVVFRHPGFLLPYCRPDAAPQQVLHVYGADVARSPDGRWWVLDDRCESPSGAGFALQNRIAMSRMLPDVIHECRVERLAPYFISFQEHLARLAPDRERARVVWLSQLAGSANYFEDAFLARYLGYTLAEAGDLAVRQNKLYLKTLAGLSPVDVLMRRPNSENCDPLELSDASSMGVAGLLQSLRSRHAAIANGLGSGLLESPIFMAFLPRLAETLLSEPLKMPNVATWWCGDPKSRKYVLSRVSELAIRPAYRRRGVNDSRLLELSRSELTAMIEAHPTAYVAQERVRRSTAPVWSGQDVTHSYISLRAFAVSSGDSFEVMPGGLARVSATLGPLDMSLLEGERSKDTWVLSEGPVSSVTLLTAPDEPLALRRGGVDLPSRAAEHFFWLGRQSVRAETLGKLIRAVALRLTSEQDAERIPELQLLIRVLAELGQIEPGYVVDEIKVQMPALEKLLPAAVFDEKTPGTLRATVANLAQLAATVRDLLSLDTWRIIREMNDEFQPTASDDGFLDMLVKVDGLLAGLAALTGQFAEGMTRTHAWRFLDFGRRLERTLQASQLIRAVVAEGGGTDAAALESLLEVSDSLMTYRSRYYSRFQLGAVLDLLMTDETNPRSMAFQLVECTSHAAQLPRESVVPGQMTEERLAASLLHLIRRVDPLAIARAYESGDEEPLDSLLTTIDTSLPKLSDAVSHHYFFHSGPAQRLARD from the coding sequence GTGCCTGGCTCTGACCTACGCGTAGACGCCAAACTGTTCAGCGGCTATTCAGGCGCCGAGGGGTCGTTCGACGAAGTATTTTCCGATAAGGGGGAGCTTCGTCCCGCTTGGCGACGGTTTATCGACGCGACCGAAGGGCTGCCGCGCGCTGAGTTTGGTCGGCGGTGGGAACAGGCGCAGCGGCTGTTGCAGCAGAATAGCCTCGCTTACCCCGACCCGCGGGATCCGCGCGCTCGTCGGCACCCCTGGGAACTCGACGCCTTCCCGCTGGTGATCCAAGCCGAGGAATGGCGCGAAGTCGCGGCGGCGCTCAAACAGCGGGCGACGCTCCTCGACATGGTGCTGCAAGACCTGCTCGGTCCGCAGCGGCTGATCAGGGAGGGGCATCTACCGGCGGAAGTGGTGTTTCGCCACCCGGGCTTCTTGCTCCCCTACTGCCGTCCCGATGCCGCGCCGCAGCAAGTGCTGCATGTGTACGGAGCCGACGTCGCCCGTTCGCCCGATGGTCGCTGGTGGGTGCTCGACGATCGCTGCGAATCGCCCTCGGGCGCCGGCTTCGCGCTGCAGAACCGCATCGCGATGTCGCGGATGCTGCCCGACGTGATTCACGAATGCCGCGTCGAGCGTCTGGCGCCCTACTTCATTTCGTTTCAAGAACACCTCGCTCGCTTGGCGCCTGATCGCGAACGGGCCCGCGTGGTATGGCTCAGCCAGTTGGCGGGGAGCGCGAACTATTTCGAAGATGCGTTCCTCGCGCGGTATCTCGGCTACACGCTCGCCGAGGCGGGCGACTTGGCGGTGCGGCAGAACAAGCTGTACCTGAAGACGCTCGCGGGACTATCACCGGTCGACGTGTTGATGCGTCGACCGAACAGCGAGAACTGCGATCCGCTCGAACTCTCCGATGCATCCTCGATGGGCGTGGCGGGATTGCTGCAGTCGCTGCGCAGTCGCCACGCCGCGATTGCGAACGGACTCGGAAGCGGGCTGCTTGAGTCGCCGATCTTCATGGCGTTCCTGCCGCGGCTCGCGGAAACGCTGCTGAGCGAACCGCTGAAGATGCCGAACGTCGCCACTTGGTGGTGCGGCGATCCGAAGAGCCGGAAGTATGTGCTGAGCCGGGTTTCGGAGCTGGCGATTCGCCCCGCCTATCGCCGCCGCGGCGTCAATGATTCGCGGTTACTCGAGCTGAGCCGCAGTGAACTGACGGCGATGATCGAGGCGCATCCGACGGCGTACGTCGCTCAAGAGCGCGTCCGTCGGTCGACGGCGCCAGTCTGGTCGGGGCAGGACGTCACCCACTCATACATTTCGCTGCGGGCGTTTGCTGTCTCCAGCGGCGATAGCTTCGAAGTGATGCCGGGCGGCCTCGCGCGGGTGAGCGCCACGCTTGGCCCGCTCGATATGTCGCTGCTCGAGGGGGAACGGAGCAAAGATACCTGGGTATTGTCGGAAGGCCCCGTCAGTTCGGTGACGCTGCTGACAGCTCCTGACGAGCCGCTCGCGCTGCGTCGCGGCGGCGTCGACTTACCGAGCCGCGCCGCAGAGCACTTTTTCTGGCTGGGGCGGCAATCGGTGCGTGCGGAAACGCTCGGCAAATTGATTCGTGCGGTGGCGCTGCGACTAACAAGCGAACAAGACGCCGAACGAATTCCTGAGTTGCAGTTGCTCATCCGCGTTCTCGCGGAGCTGGGGCAAATCGAACCTGGCTACGTCGTCGACGAAATCAAAGTCCAGATGCCGGCGCTCGAAAAGCTGCTGCCAGCTGCGGTGTTCGACGAGAAGACGCCCGGCACGCTGCGGGCGACGGTCGCGAATCTTGCACAACTCGCCGCTACGGTGCGCGACTTGTTGTCGCTCGATACGTGGCGCATCATCCGCGAGATGAACGACGAATTCCAGCCGACTGCAAGCGACGACGGCTTCCTCGACATGCTCGTGAAGGTCGATGGTTTGCTTGCGGGCTTGGCAGCGCTCACCGGGCAGTTCGCCGAGGGGATGACGCGGACTCATGCGTGGCGGTTCCTCGACTTTGGCCGCCGCCTGGAGCGAACGCTGCAAGCCTCGCAGCTCATACGCGCCGTCGTCGCCGAAGGGGGCGGCACCGATGCCGCAGCGCTCGAGTCGCTGCTGGAAGTTTCCGACAGCTTGATGACGTACCGCTCGCGGTACTACTCGCGGTTCCAACTCGGCGCCGTGCTCGACTTGCTGATGACCGACGAAACGAACCCGCGTTCGATGGCGTTTCAGCTGGTCGAATGCACTTCGCACGCGGCTCAGTTGCCGCGCGAGTCGGTTGTGCCGGGCCAGATGACGGAGGAGCGGCTTGCCGCGTCGCTGCTCCACTTGATCCGCCGCGTCGATCCGCTGGCAATCGCTCGTGCGTACGAATCGGGCGACGAAGAACCGCTCGACTCGCTGCTAACGACGATCGACACGTCACTGCCGAAGCTGTCGGACGCGGTGTCGCACCACTATTTCTTCCACAGCGGACCTGCGCAGCGTCTGGCGCGTGACTAG
- a CDS encoding DUF2126 domain-containing protein, translating to MPIRVALHHRTEYRYDELVEFGPQIVRLRPAPHCRTPITAYSLWIEPSGHFLNWQQDPYGNFQARIVHPKPSDHVSVEVALTAEMTVINPFDFFLEDDATEFPFSYGPDMLKDLMPFLHVAPAMEGSPLAEYVRKIDRCKRRTIDFLVEVNSQLQRDISYTIRMEPGVQTCDETLQKRSGSCRDSAWLLVNVLRRCGLAARFVSGYLIQLTPDIKSLDGPSGAEHDFTDLHAWTEVFLPGAGWIGLDPTSGLMCGEGHIPLACTPDPVGAAPISFSATAAASDFKFHMEVTRIHEDPRVTRPYSDEQWEAVNELGKEVDRHLAAGDVRLTMGGEPTFVSIDDMEGAEWKTAAMGPNKRRLAGDLLTRMKHRFAPGGMLHLGQGKWYPGEPLPRWSLKCYWRRDGEPIWRDESLFADPTKKGEQTVDDARRFGQALAERLGVKPQHVIDGFEDVFYYAWKERRLPANVTLRDSKLENAEDRARLAKVFEQGITSPVGCALPIRRVWWADQPYWESGEWVVRSDEMFLLPGDSPMGFRLPIQSLLWAKRPAIESYGYATEPFAERFPLPQYQRMREDIAARAGVGAQTLQPAWSGGGSWGSGPEGAFFGDYSGNIVDGFSGNGGPHAGNGQANGNGDGSGAPWLQNGNNDFQGQPGSAPAGGQQSDPSWMVRTALCVEPRDGVIHIFMPPLDRLEDYLELVTAIEDTAAQFGTPVVLEGYEPPHDHRINHFKVTPDPGVIEVNVQPAENWDELVAITSGVYEDARYSRLGTEKFDLDGTHTGTGGGNHVVLGGATPADSPFLRRPDVLRSLLAYWHNHPSLSYLFSGSFIGPTSQAPRVDEGRRDARYELQIAMEQIRDRHNYPSWMVDRVFRNLLVDGTGNTHRAEFCIDKLFSPDSSTGRLGLVEFRAFEMPPHWRMSMAQQLLLRCLVARFWEKPYSAKLVDWDTSLHDRFMLPQFARQDFNDIVDETRQAGFAMEKAWFEAHFEFRFPRMGEFSQAGMRVELRKAIEPWYVLGEEATGSGTSRYVDSSLERLQVLVQGMTNTRHYMTCNGRKVPLHPTGTEGEYVAGVRYRAWQPPSCLHPTIPVDTPLAFDLVDGWMNRSLGGCTYHVGHPGGLNPELFPINAFEAESRRYARFFKMGHSGGPITPPQEEPNPDFPLTLDLRRNR from the coding sequence ATGCCGATTCGAGTCGCCCTCCATCACCGCACCGAGTACCGCTACGACGAGCTCGTTGAGTTCGGCCCCCAGATCGTGCGGCTCCGCCCGGCGCCCCACTGCCGGACGCCAATCACCGCCTATTCGCTGTGGATTGAGCCGTCAGGGCACTTCCTCAACTGGCAGCAAGATCCATACGGCAACTTTCAGGCGCGGATCGTCCACCCGAAGCCGTCGGACCACGTGTCGGTCGAAGTGGCGCTGACCGCCGAAATGACGGTCATCAATCCGTTCGACTTCTTCCTGGAAGACGACGCGACGGAATTTCCGTTCTCGTACGGCCCCGACATGCTGAAGGACTTGATGCCCTTCTTGCACGTCGCCCCCGCAATGGAGGGGTCGCCCCTAGCCGAATACGTACGGAAGATTGATCGCTGCAAGCGGCGGACGATCGACTTTCTGGTTGAGGTCAACAGCCAACTGCAACGCGACATCAGTTACACGATCCGCATGGAGCCGGGCGTCCAGACGTGCGACGAGACGCTGCAGAAGCGGAGCGGCTCGTGCCGCGATAGCGCGTGGCTGCTCGTGAACGTCCTGCGGCGCTGCGGCTTGGCGGCGCGGTTCGTCTCGGGTTACCTCATTCAGCTAACGCCGGACATCAAGTCGCTCGATGGCCCCAGCGGCGCCGAGCATGACTTCACCGACCTGCACGCTTGGACGGAAGTCTTCCTGCCGGGCGCTGGTTGGATTGGCCTCGACCCGACGTCGGGCCTGATGTGCGGCGAAGGCCACATCCCACTCGCATGCACGCCCGATCCAGTCGGCGCCGCGCCGATTTCGTTCTCGGCGACGGCGGCGGCCAGCGACTTCAAGTTCCACATGGAAGTCACGCGGATCCACGAAGATCCGCGGGTGACGAGGCCCTACTCCGACGAGCAGTGGGAAGCGGTTAACGAACTGGGCAAAGAAGTCGATCGTCATCTCGCCGCTGGCGACGTGCGGCTGACGATGGGGGGCGAGCCGACCTTCGTGTCGATCGACGACATGGAAGGCGCCGAGTGGAAAACCGCGGCGATGGGCCCGAACAAGCGCCGTCTTGCGGGCGATTTGCTGACGCGAATGAAGCACCGCTTCGCACCGGGCGGGATGCTCCACCTTGGCCAAGGGAAGTGGTATCCCGGCGAACCGCTGCCGCGCTGGTCGCTGAAATGTTACTGGCGTCGCGACGGCGAGCCGATTTGGCGTGACGAATCGCTGTTTGCCGATCCGACGAAGAAGGGCGAACAAACGGTCGACGACGCTCGCCGGTTTGGCCAAGCGCTCGCGGAACGCTTGGGCGTCAAGCCGCAGCATGTGATCGACGGGTTCGAAGACGTCTTCTACTACGCGTGGAAAGAACGTCGCCTGCCGGCAAACGTCACGCTGCGAGATTCCAAGTTGGAAAACGCTGAAGACCGCGCGCGGCTTGCGAAGGTCTTCGAGCAAGGCATCACCTCGCCGGTCGGTTGTGCGCTGCCGATTCGTCGCGTCTGGTGGGCCGATCAGCCCTATTGGGAAAGTGGCGAGTGGGTCGTCCGCAGCGATGAGATGTTCCTGCTGCCAGGCGATTCGCCAATGGGCTTCCGGCTGCCGATTCAATCGCTGCTGTGGGCGAAGCGGCCGGCGATCGAGTCGTACGGCTACGCTACCGAACCATTCGCCGAGCGATTCCCGCTCCCGCAATATCAACGGATGCGCGAAGACATCGCCGCTCGGGCGGGCGTCGGCGCTCAAACGCTGCAACCCGCGTGGAGCGGCGGCGGTAGCTGGGGTTCAGGCCCCGAAGGCGCCTTCTTCGGCGACTACTCGGGCAACATCGTCGACGGCTTTTCCGGCAACGGCGGACCGCACGCCGGCAACGGGCAAGCGAATGGAAACGGCGACGGTTCCGGCGCACCTTGGCTGCAAAACGGCAATAACGATTTCCAAGGGCAACCGGGCAGTGCCCCCGCCGGCGGACAGCAAAGCGATCCGTCGTGGATGGTGCGGACGGCGCTGTGCGTCGAACCGCGCGACGGCGTAATCCATATCTTCATGCCGCCGCTCGATCGACTCGAAGACTACCTCGAGTTGGTCACGGCGATTGAAGATACGGCGGCGCAGTTTGGCACGCCGGTCGTCCTCGAAGGTTACGAACCGCCGCACGATCACCGCATCAATCACTTCAAGGTGACTCCCGACCCGGGCGTCATCGAAGTGAACGTCCAGCCAGCCGAGAACTGGGACGAGTTGGTGGCGATCACCTCGGGCGTCTACGAGGACGCCCGCTACTCGCGGCTGGGGACGGAGAAGTTCGACCTCGACGGCACGCACACTGGCACGGGCGGCGGCAATCACGTCGTCCTTGGCGGCGCTACGCCGGCAGACAGTCCCTTCCTCCGTCGGCCGGATGTGCTGCGGAGCTTGCTCGCCTATTGGCACAACCATCCGTCGCTGTCGTACCTGTTCTCGGGCAGTTTCATCGGCCCGACGAGCCAGGCGCCGCGGGTCGACGAAGGTCGCCGCGATGCTCGGTACGAACTGCAGATCGCGATGGAGCAGATCCGCGACCGGCACAACTACCCGTCGTGGATGGTCGACCGCGTCTTCCGCAACCTGCTGGTCGACGGCACCGGCAACACGCATCGCGCCGAGTTCTGCATCGACAAGTTGTTCTCGCCTGATAGTTCAACCGGTCGCTTGGGCCTCGTCGAGTTTCGCGCGTTCGAAATGCCGCCGCATTGGCGGATGAGCATGGCGCAGCAGCTCCTCTTGCGCTGTCTGGTCGCCCGCTTCTGGGAGAAGCCGTACAGCGCGAAGCTCGTCGATTGGGACACCTCGCTGCACGACCGGTTCATGCTGCCGCAGTTCGCGCGGCAAGATTTTAACGACATCGTCGATGAAACCCGCCAAGCCGGCTTCGCGATGGAGAAGGCGTGGTTCGAAGCTCACTTCGAATTCCGCTTCCCGCGGATGGGCGAATTTTCCCAAGCCGGCATGCGTGTCGAATTGCGGAAGGCGATCGAACCATGGTACGTTCTCGGCGAAGAGGCGACGGGTTCGGGAACTTCCCGTTACGTTGATTCCTCGCTCGAACGTTTGCAGGTGCTGGTGCAAGGGATGACCAACACGCGTCACTACATGACGTGCAATGGTCGCAAAGTGCCGCTCCACCCGACGGGGACCGAAGGCGAATACGTGGCTGGCGTGCGGTATCGCGCATGGCAGCCGCCGAGTTGCTTGCACCCTACAATACCGGTGGACACCCCGCTGGCGTTCGACTTAGTCGACGGCTGGATGAATCGTTCGCTTGGCGGCTGCACTTACCACGTGGGGCATCCGGGCGGATTGAATCCGGAACTATTTCCGATCAACGCCTTCGAAGCCGAAAGCCGTCGCTACGCCCGCTTCTTCAAGATGGGGCACAGCGGCGGGCCGATCACGCCGCCGCAGGAAGAACCGAATCCCGATTTTCCGCTAACGCTCGATCTTCGCCGTAACCGATAA
- a CDS encoding substrate-binding domain-containing protein, translated as MIGLRLALGAIAVMAVMTAGMGGLAVLDYQASATQSSMTLLAGGNSAYWHVLAAGARAAAEEQGIELTIAWPPAYEDRCGSLALAGTSGYTASCGYDPTDIPAIFHIGEASFGAGRRCAEHVTSLLKAGEGVLIVIDDDCHAEEPIERLQGFQHALKCPRSASGDFAGTQREVIVKRIAASSEQSAAQQISAAISEHSPHVVVDLRLGNAMELAAAVAELADPPTLVTFDQSDAALELVELGKVAAIIAHDPRLCGYLAVDRLAYFHSAGRLALPAKGKGHLYVPPVVVRPGEVAEFRARLKQSEAAI; from the coding sequence ATGATCGGACTTCGATTGGCCTTGGGAGCGATTGCCGTCATGGCCGTGATGACGGCCGGCATGGGGGGCTTGGCGGTCCTCGACTACCAAGCCTCTGCAACGCAGAGTTCGATGACGCTGCTGGCGGGAGGTAACTCTGCCTACTGGCACGTCTTGGCCGCCGGCGCTCGCGCTGCTGCGGAAGAGCAGGGCATTGAGCTGACGATCGCTTGGCCGCCGGCCTATGAGGATCGCTGCGGCAGCCTCGCGCTGGCTGGAACCTCAGGTTACACAGCTTCGTGCGGCTACGATCCCACCGATATCCCCGCGATTTTTCATATCGGCGAAGCAAGCTTTGGCGCGGGACGCCGCTGCGCGGAGCACGTCACGAGCTTGCTGAAAGCTGGCGAGGGCGTTTTGATCGTCATCGACGATGATTGTCACGCCGAGGAACCAATAGAACGCTTACAAGGCTTCCAGCACGCGTTGAAATGCCCGCGCAGTGCAAGCGGCGATTTCGCCGGAACGCAGCGCGAAGTCATCGTCAAACGCATCGCAGCAAGCAGCGAGCAGTCTGCTGCGCAGCAAATTTCTGCGGCGATTTCCGAGCATTCGCCGCACGTCGTCGTCGACCTCCGCCTCGGCAACGCGATGGAACTCGCCGCCGCCGTCGCTGAACTCGCCGACCCGCCGACGTTGGTCACGTTCGATCAGAGCGACGCGGCGCTTGAACTCGTGGAACTCGGCAAGGTGGCTGCGATCATCGCCCATGATCCCCGTCTGTGCGGGTACCTTGCGGTTGATCGACTTGCCTACTTCCACTCGGCGGGGCGGCTCGCACTCCCTGCTAAGGGAAAGGGGCACCTTTACGTTCCGCCGGTGGTCGTTCGCCCCGGCGAAGTGGCCGAGTTTCGCGCCCGCCTAAAGCAGTCCGAAGCGGCGATCTGA
- the icd gene encoding NADP-dependent isocitrate dehydrogenase yields the protein MSAAQPITMNNGRLQVPDAPIIPFIEGDGTGPDIWRASQVVFDAAVEKAYGGKRKIEWKEVLAGEKAFNQTGNWLPDATLDAFRSLLVGIKGPLTTPVGGGIRSLNVALRQILDLYVCLRPVQYFTGVPSPVKQPELTDMVIFRENTEDIYAGIEFEHGSADCDKFKKLFSEAFPGPWKKVRFPETVGIGIKPVSQEGTARLVRAAMQYAIDNDRRSVTLVHKGNIMKFTEGGFRDWGYEVAKKEFGAVELDGGPWCTFKSPKTGKEIVVKDVIADAMLQQILTRPADYDVIATLNLNGDYISDALAACVGGIGIAPGGNINYMTGHAIFEATHGTAPKYADQDKVNPGSVILSGEMMFRYMGWTEAADLIIKGLNGAIAAKTVTYDFERLMDGAKLVKCSEFGHAVVKHM from the coding sequence ATGTCCGCCGCCCAACCGATCACGATGAACAACGGCCGTCTGCAAGTCCCCGACGCGCCGATCATCCCCTTCATTGAGGGGGACGGCACTGGTCCCGATATTTGGCGGGCCAGCCAAGTCGTGTTCGACGCCGCGGTCGAAAAGGCGTACGGCGGCAAACGGAAGATTGAGTGGAAGGAAGTCCTCGCCGGCGAGAAGGCGTTCAACCAAACGGGCAACTGGCTGCCTGACGCGACGCTCGATGCGTTCCGCAGTTTGCTGGTCGGCATCAAGGGCCCGCTCACGACGCCGGTCGGCGGCGGCATTCGCTCGCTGAACGTGGCGCTGCGGCAGATCCTCGATCTGTACGTCTGCCTGCGGCCGGTTCAATACTTCACGGGCGTTCCCTCGCCGGTGAAGCAGCCGGAACTGACCGACATGGTGATCTTCCGCGAGAACACCGAAGACATTTACGCCGGCATCGAGTTCGAGCATGGCTCGGCTGACTGCGACAAGTTCAAGAAGCTGTTCAGCGAAGCGTTCCCCGGCCCGTGGAAGAAGGTTCGCTTCCCCGAGACTGTAGGCATCGGCATCAAGCCGGTCAGCCAGGAAGGAACCGCGCGGCTGGTGCGGGCGGCGATGCAGTACGCGATCGACAACGACCGCCGCAGCGTGACGCTGGTCCACAAGGGGAACATCATGAAGTTCACCGAAGGAGGCTTCCGCGACTGGGGCTACGAAGTCGCCAAGAAGGAATTCGGCGCCGTGGAACTCGACGGCGGTCCGTGGTGCACCTTCAAGTCGCCGAAGACTGGCAAAGAAATCGTCGTCAAGGACGTCATCGCCGACGCGATGCTGCAGCAGATCCTCACCCGGCCGGCTGACTACGACGTCATCGCGACGCTCAACCTGAACGGCGACTACATCAGCGACGCCCTCGCGGCGTGCGTCGGCGGCATCGGCATCGCCCCCGGCGGCAACATCAACTACATGACCGGTCACGCGATCTTCGAAGCAACTCACGGCACCGCGCCGAAGTACGCCGACCAAGACAAGGTGAACCCGGGCAGCGTCATCCTCTCGGGCGAGATGATGTTCCGCTATATGGGCTGGACCGAGGCGGCCGACCTGATCATCAAGGGCCTCAACGGCGCGATCGCGGCGAAGACCGTCACTTACGACTTCGAGCGGTTGATGGACGGCGCGAAGCTCGTGAAGTGCAGCGAGTTCGGCCACGCCGTGGTGAAGCACATGTAA